Genomic DNA from Ilyobacter polytropus DSM 2926:
GTATCGGGCTGTTTACCTTGATTATAATTTATATTTCTTATTCTGGACTTGATAAACTTTTGAAAGATATGAATAAATTGAAACTTATCTCCGAAAAGGTATCTGCCGGAGAGTTGCCTGAGACATTGAATTATGAAATATCAGAAACAGAGGATTTGGCAGGCAAGTTCAGACTCATGGGAAAAGTGGTTTTAGAAAGAGAGAAAAATATAAAGGAAAAAGCTGCCTTTCTCCAAAATCTACTAGATACGATACCTAGCCCCGTTTTTTATAAGGATAAAAATCACGTTTACTTGGGTTGTAATAAGGCCTTTGCAGAGTACATAGGAGTAAAAAAAGGGGAACTTCCAGGTAAAGGTGTATATGATGTATCCCCGAAAGATAAGGCGGATATATACAAAGAGGCAGACGATAAACTCCTAGAATCTGGAGAGGAACAGGTTTATCATTCAAAGCTAATGGACAAAGATGGTAAAATAAAGGATGTGAAGTTTTATAAGTCTGTATTCAGAGATCTAAATGGACAAAAAAATGGAATTATAGGAGTCATACTAGATATAACGAATCTAAAGGAAGCTATAAGAACTGCAGAGAAGAAAGAAAGGATGATAGAGATTCTTTTAGATACTGTTCCTCTTCCTATCTATTACCAGGACAAGGACGGGAAATATATAAACTGCAACAAGGCATTTGAAGAGCTTGTGGGAATGAAAAAAGATAAAATTAAAGGTAACTTACAAGAGAGTGTTTGGGGAGAAAAGCTGGCAGGTTGTTCTGCCAAAAGAGATATGGATCTTCTCAAGAATAAAAAACATCTGAAGAGTGAAAACAATATAATAGATAAAAATAGCGAAGCCAGGATTGTAGTATTTGATAAGACTCTTTTTTATACTGAGGAAGGGGAGATCGGAGGAATAATAGGTGCAATATCAGATATTACAGATATAAGGCACATGCAAGAAGAACTAAAAGTTTTATCGATAAAAGACAGTCTGACAGGGATATACAACAGGCGTGGATTTGAAGAGATGTCTGAAAGGATTTTCAAGGAATCTTTAAGAAATAAAAAAAATGTTTCAATTATTATGCTGGATATAGATAAGTTTAAATTGTACAATGACCATTATGGTCATCAGGCTGGAGATGAGTGTCTGAAAAAGATAGCTGAAAAACTTGAGAAATCCTGT
This window encodes:
- a CDS encoding sensor domain-containing diguanylate cyclase; the protein is MKKKSLKEFLFKKIIIMVILPMFILSCASILISVNSIRKRIERKNIAVINMVNHFVDHYEELIMQVGEVFYEKHVVESEKNNYLNTLVKTHHILGKIEILNLKGVIKYSSQGSEKIGYDMSNFEFVEKAIENDEYHWSEVMQSSSDGTQEIMLAKRLGENILVGYVNIENLNIILKESLKNTGSKMVVLDNIGNIIFYDIDGMDSERKSEIKYKYISALENNNSKNENFIKGRDTIIENYGRIGKTGWDILLVEDVSKGFIFLWDFYRQIVFGIGLFTLIIIYISYSGLDKLLKDMNKLKLISEKVSAGELPETLNYEISETEDLAGKFRLMGKVVLEREKNIKEKAAFLQNLLDTIPSPVFYKDKNHVYLGCNKAFAEYIGVKKGELPGKGVYDVSPKDKADIYKEADDKLLESGEEQVYHSKLMDKDGKIKDVKFYKSVFRDLNGQKNGIIGVILDITNLKEAIRTAEKKERMIEILLDTVPLPIYYQDKDGKYINCNKAFEELVGMKKDKIKGNLQESVWGEKLAGCSAKRDMDLLKNKKHLKSENNIIDKNSEARIVVFDKTLFYTEEGEIGGIIGAISDITDIRHMQEELKVLSIKDSLTGIYNRRGFEEMSERIFKESLRNKKNVSIIMLDIDKFKLYNDHYGHQAGDECLKKIAEKLEKSCKRPSDIVGRYGGEEFIIFLPDTTLEGARTVAEKIRKNIENMEIEHVKSRHGGVVTVSLGISATVPNNEYEMEKLIGKADKMLYQAKELGRNRVEG